The following are encoded in a window of Bacillus sp. SORGH_AS_0510 genomic DNA:
- the selA gene encoding L-seryl-tRNA(Sec) selenium transferase, which yields MKHLLRSLPAVHELQTHERFLELLNKSQIDSTQLTKRLKEVLDQIRSAILKEKWSGGLPGTDIFIEELFLILEKNVGQQYSFTIEQVINATGTILHTNLGRARLSETAMDHVVETARHYSNLEYKLEEGERGSRHSHVEALIKDITGAEAAMVVNNNAAAVYLVLRALAKNKEVIVSRGQLVEIGGSFRISSIMEESGAVLREVGTTNKTHLFDYADAITPDTAIIMKVHTSNFKVIGFTKTVESNALIELTQKQENVLFYEDLGSGALYDFRKHGIGDEPVVKEVIEMGADLVTFSGDKLLGGPQAGIIAGRKKIIDRLKKHQLARVVRVDKMTLAALEGTLIDYARGENAVKNIPVIRDLLVSINELDERCHSFVTRLLQGTNSYQTKIYKDTSQVGGGTMPDVELPTMVIALQHNSYTAEQLAKKLRTETKPAIVGRIHKDEFIIDLRTVSNEEEINLINALVNMDPS from the coding sequence TTGAAACATTTACTACGCTCTCTTCCAGCAGTACATGAACTTCAAACTCATGAAAGATTTTTAGAGCTTCTTAATAAAAGCCAGATCGATTCTACACAGCTTACCAAACGATTAAAAGAAGTACTTGACCAGATAAGGTCTGCGATTTTAAAAGAGAAATGGTCTGGGGGGTTACCTGGAACAGACATATTTATCGAAGAATTATTTTTAATTTTGGAGAAAAATGTAGGTCAGCAGTATTCATTTACAATAGAGCAAGTAATCAATGCAACTGGGACCATCCTACATACCAATCTTGGCAGGGCGAGATTAAGTGAAACAGCCATGGATCATGTCGTTGAAACCGCACGCCACTATTCCAATCTTGAGTATAAGTTAGAAGAAGGGGAAAGAGGCTCACGCCATAGCCACGTCGAGGCGCTCATCAAGGACATCACTGGTGCAGAGGCAGCCATGGTTGTTAATAATAACGCTGCCGCTGTCTATCTTGTATTAAGAGCTTTAGCAAAAAATAAAGAAGTGATTGTTTCTAGAGGCCAGCTTGTAGAAATAGGCGGATCGTTTAGGATTTCTTCCATAATGGAGGAAAGTGGTGCCGTTCTAAGAGAGGTGGGAACGACCAATAAAACTCACCTTTTTGATTACGCGGATGCAATTACACCTGATACTGCCATTATTATGAAAGTCCACACCAGTAATTTTAAGGTCATTGGATTTACAAAAACGGTGGAATCAAATGCACTTATTGAATTAACTCAAAAACAAGAAAATGTCTTATTTTATGAAGACTTAGGAAGTGGAGCTTTGTATGACTTTAGAAAGCATGGAATTGGAGATGAACCAGTCGTAAAAGAGGTCATTGAAATGGGGGCAGATCTCGTTACCTTTAGCGGCGATAAGCTTCTTGGCGGCCCACAAGCAGGTATTATTGCTGGCAGAAAAAAAATCATCGATAGATTAAAGAAGCACCAGCTTGCTCGGGTTGTTCGTGTGGATAAGATGACATTAGCCGCGCTTGAAGGAACACTTATTGATTACGCCCGTGGTGAAAATGCTGTAAAAAATATACCTGTCATTCGTGATTTATTAGTATCTATTAATGAATTAGACGAAAGATGCCATTCTTTTGTTACAAGATTGTTACAAGGGACAAATAGCTATCAGACAAAAATTTATAAAGACACAAGTCAAGTAGGCGGGGGGACCATGCCTGATGTTGAGTTACCTACCATGGTAATTGCGCTACAGCATAATTCATATACTGCCGAACAGCTAGCAAAAAAATTAAGAACGGAAACGAAGCCAGCCATTGTTGGACGGATTCATAAAGATGAGTTTATCATCGACCTTAGAACCGTTTCAAACGAAGAAGAAATCAATTTAATAAATGCTTTAGTAAATATGGACCCCTCATAA
- a CDS encoding Hsp20/alpha crystallin family protein, which translates to MTKKKHSQNQSFDYELVEKWLENYFLDPLTSFEDQSQFRIDLYETETEWIVEALLNEYDSSEIKVYIEECKLSITASKYPPSKSQSKKVRMINFPFLVIKQEVLASFTNGILEIFISKTKNGLGKNRYITLP; encoded by the coding sequence ATGACAAAAAAAAAACATTCTCAAAATCAATCCTTTGATTATGAATTAGTTGAGAAATGGTTGGAGAACTACTTCCTCGATCCTTTGACTTCTTTTGAAGATCAAAGTCAATTTCGTATTGACCTTTATGAAACTGAAACGGAATGGATCGTTGAGGCTTTGTTAAATGAGTATGATTCTTCGGAAATTAAAGTTTATATAGAGGAATGTAAGTTAAGTATTACTGCATCGAAGTACCCCCCTTCAAAGAGCCAATCCAAAAAGGTGCGGATGATTAACTTTCCATTCTTAGTGATAAAACAAGAGGTTTTGGCTTCTTTTACAAATGGGATTTTGGAGATCTTTATATCAAAGACAAAGAATGGCTTAGGAAAAAATAGATATATTACCTTGCCTTAG
- a CDS encoding Rdx family protein — protein sequence MKNYHVVVEFCMQUNYAPKAASFAEELFTHFNRNIQKLELIPVSGGAFEVTLNGEKIYSKLETGLFPDTEEMIQLIESK from the coding sequence ATGAAGAACTACCATGTAGTCGTTGAATTTTGCATGCAATGAAACTACGCACCAAAAGCCGCGAGTTTCGCGGAAGAGCTATTTACGCATTTTAATCGAAATATCCAAAAGCTTGAATTAATTCCGGTCTCTGGTGGGGCTTTTGAAGTGACACTTAACGGTGAGAAGATTTACTCTAAGCTTGAAACAGGTCTTTTCCCAGATACCGAAGAGATGATTCAATTGATAGAATCTAAATAA
- the selD gene encoding selenide, water dikinase SelD: MLSEQEKIRLTSLSTKAGUGCKIGPEDLAQVLRLLPKQEPVPELLVGLDTSDDAGVYQLTDSIALIQTVDYFTPIVDDPYMFGQITAANALSDVYAMGGQPKTVLNIVGYPIKKLGAEMLSEILRGAADKVKEAGAITVGGHSIDDQEPKFGLSVTGIVHPDKVWKNVGAKPGDVLVLTKPIGVGILTTGIKRSVVTPEQEQIVTETMAMLNKTASEVLTNYQPHSVTDVTGFGLLGHGSEMARGSEVSFEISFNQVPTLEGTLQLAKDGVVPGGSKSNHKWLINDVVYEDGILPEEQLILCDAITSGGLLISMSEEEAQEYVDQLHSKGLAHASIIGRVTEKKDKLIYVTR, from the coding sequence ATGTTGAGTGAACAAGAAAAAATTCGCCTGACCTCTTTATCAACTAAAGCTGGTTGAGGCTGCAAAATTGGTCCTGAGGACTTGGCGCAAGTTTTGCGTCTATTACCAAAACAAGAACCTGTTCCTGAACTATTGGTGGGTCTTGATACATCTGATGACGCCGGTGTTTATCAATTAACGGATTCCATCGCTCTTATACAGACCGTAGATTATTTTACCCCCATCGTGGATGACCCATATATGTTTGGTCAAATTACCGCTGCAAATGCATTAAGTGATGTTTATGCAATGGGTGGACAACCTAAAACAGTCTTAAATATTGTCGGTTACCCAATCAAAAAGCTTGGTGCAGAAATGCTTTCTGAGATTTTACGCGGGGCTGCTGATAAGGTAAAAGAAGCCGGCGCGATTACGGTTGGAGGCCATTCAATCGATGACCAAGAACCTAAATTCGGTCTATCGGTTACTGGTATTGTACATCCAGATAAAGTGTGGAAAAATGTCGGAGCTAAACCTGGTGACGTTCTTGTTTTAACGAAACCTATTGGTGTGGGTATTTTGACTACTGGAATTAAAAGAAGTGTAGTTACACCTGAGCAAGAACAAATCGTCACAGAAACGATGGCGATGTTAAACAAGACAGCTTCTGAAGTATTAACCAATTATCAGCCGCATTCCGTTACTGACGTTACTGGTTTCGGACTTTTAGGTCATGGCAGCGAGATGGCACGCGGAAGTGAAGTTAGTTTTGAAATCTCATTTAATCAGGTTCCTACACTAGAAGGTACTTTGCAGTTAGCGAAGGACGGTGTAGTCCCTGGTGGTTCTAAGTCAAATCATAAATGGTTAATCAATGATGTTGTTTATGAGGATGGCATTCTCCCTGAGGAGCAACTTATCCTTTGTGATGCCATTACTTCTGGCGGGCTACTTATCTCGATGAGTGAAGAAGAAGCGCAAGAATATGTGGATCAATTGCATTCTAAAGGACTGGCTCATGCGTCTATCATTGGGAGAGTGACCGAGAAAAAAGATAAACTGATATATGTCACTAGATAA
- a CDS encoding L-threonine 3-dehydrogenase: MKKILITGALGQIGSELTLKLREIYGADNVIATDIKKNDSEAANSGPFETVDVTDLNKMVETAKKYQVDTVMHLAALLSATAEAKPVFAWNLNMGGLMNALETARELNAQFFTPSSIGAFGPTTPKDSTPQDTIMRPTTMYGVNKVAGELLSDYYYHKFGVDTRGLRFPGLISYVALPGGGTTDYAVEIYYEAIKNGKYTSYIDKGTYMDMMYMPDALNAIVDLMEADSSKLIHRNSFNVTAMSFDPEEITASIAKYIPGFEISYNVDPVRQSIADSWPNSIDATAAKNEWGFTYKYDLDKMTKDMIEKLRQKL; encoded by the coding sequence ATGAAGAAGATTTTAATTACAGGTGCCTTAGGACAAATTGGTTCAGAATTAACTTTAAAGCTTAGAGAGATTTATGGAGCAGATAATGTAATTGCTACAGATATAAAGAAGAATGACAGCGAGGCAGCAAATAGCGGGCCTTTTGAAACGGTTGATGTAACCGATCTAAACAAAATGGTGGAGACGGCAAAAAAATACCAAGTAGATACAGTCATGCATTTAGCTGCCTTACTTTCAGCTACAGCTGAAGCAAAACCTGTATTTGCTTGGAATTTGAATATGGGCGGTCTAATGAATGCATTAGAAACGGCTAGAGAGTTAAACGCTCAATTCTTTACGCCAAGTTCCATCGGAGCCTTTGGTCCAACGACACCTAAAGACAGTACACCACAGGACACGATTATGCGACCTACCACTATGTATGGAGTGAATAAAGTGGCGGGAGAATTGTTATCGGACTACTATTACCACAAGTTCGGTGTGGATACTCGCGGCTTACGTTTTCCAGGTTTAATTTCTTATGTAGCACTTCCTGGTGGAGGAACAACTGATTATGCGGTAGAGATTTATTACGAAGCCATTAAGAATGGTAAATATACTTCTTATATTGATAAAGGGACATATATGGATATGATGTATATGCCGGATGCCTTAAATGCAATTGTTGACCTAATGGAAGCAGATTCTTCTAAATTGATTCACCGCAATTCATTTAACGTAACAGCTATGAGTTTTGACCCTGAAGAAATTACAGCAAGTATTGCCAAGTATATCCCTGGCTTCGAAATTTCATATAATGTCGATCCAGTTCGTCAAAGTATTGCCGATAGTTGGCCAAACTCAATTGATGCAACAGCGGCTAAGAACGAATGGGGCTTTACTTATAAGTATGATTTAGACAAAATGACAAAAGACATGATTGAAAAACTGCGTCAAAAACTGTAA
- a CDS encoding glycine C-acetyltransferase, translated as MSSKILEQFLNENLEELKGKGLYNVIDPLESPNGPVIKINGRELVNLSSNNYLGLATDERLKKAAEDAIEKYGVGAGAVRTINGTLKLHVELEEKLAEFKHTEAAIAYQSGFNCNMAAISAVMDKNDAILSDELNHASIIDGCRLSKAKIIRVNHSDMDDLRAKAKEAKESGLYNKIMVITDGVFSMDGDVALLPEIVKIAEEFDLITYVDDAHGSGVLGDGAGTVKHFGLSDKIDFQIGTLSKAIGVVGGYVAGKKNLIDWLKVRSRPFLFSTSLTPADVAASKKSIEILMESTELNKKLWENGNYLKKGLKELGFNIGNSETPITPCIIGDEALTQQFSKRLNEEGVYAKSIVFPTVPKGTGRVRNMPTAAHTKEMLDQAIAIYEKVGKEMGVI; from the coding sequence ATGTCCAGTAAGATTTTAGAGCAATTTTTAAATGAAAACCTTGAGGAGCTAAAGGGTAAAGGGTTGTACAATGTGATCGACCCACTTGAAAGCCCAAATGGTCCTGTTATTAAAATCAACGGCAGAGAACTAGTTAACCTTTCTTCCAATAATTATTTAGGTTTAGCGACCGACGAACGGTTAAAAAAAGCAGCTGAAGATGCTATAGAAAAATATGGCGTTGGAGCGGGTGCGGTTAGAACAATCAACGGAACCCTTAAACTTCATGTTGAATTAGAAGAGAAATTAGCAGAATTTAAGCACACGGAAGCAGCGATTGCTTACCAATCTGGTTTTAACTGTAATATGGCAGCTATTTCTGCCGTAATGGATAAAAATGACGCCATTTTATCTGATGAACTAAATCATGCCTCTATTATTGATGGTTGCCGCCTTTCAAAAGCAAAAATTATTCGTGTTAACCACTCTGACATGGACGACTTACGTGCAAAGGCAAAAGAGGCAAAAGAGTCTGGACTCTATAATAAAATCATGGTCATTACTGACGGTGTGTTCTCAATGGATGGGGACGTTGCCTTACTACCTGAAATCGTGAAAATTGCCGAAGAGTTTGATTTGATTACATATGTTGATGATGCACATGGTTCTGGAGTACTGGGTGATGGTGCCGGAACAGTAAAGCACTTTGGACTTTCTGATAAAATCGATTTCCAAATTGGAACTCTATCTAAAGCCATTGGTGTCGTTGGAGGTTACGTAGCTGGAAAGAAAAATTTAATTGACTGGTTAAAGGTACGAAGCCGTCCATTCTTATTTTCTACTTCTCTTACTCCCGCAGATGTAGCTGCAAGTAAGAAGTCGATTGAAATTCTAATGGAAAGTACCGAGCTTAACAAAAAGCTTTGGGAAAATGGAAACTATCTAAAAAAAGGTCTAAAAGAGTTAGGATTTAATATTGGTAACAGTGAAACACCTATTACTCCTTGTATCATTGGAGACGAAGCACTTACCCAACAATTCAGCAAACGTCTGAATGAAGAAGGGGTATATGCAAAATCCATTGTATTCCCTACTGTACCAAAAGGAACAGGACGGGTACGTAATATGCCTACTGCGGCGCATACAAAGGAAATGCTTGATCAAGCGATTGCCATCTATGAAAAAGTTGGTAAAGAAATGGGCGTTATTTAA
- a CDS encoding acyl-CoA carboxylase subunit beta, with protein MEIIKKLTDDLQARKEAAQLGGGTEKIVAQHSRGLMTARERIHKLVDTGTFMELGMLNTSDVKGTEHKSYGDGLIAGVGKVNGRPAIIQAGDKTVFAGTEGNVHIRKSRSIHEFAIKNGLPIFSLHEGGGLRMPDGMGSDGISDKLFPRELLTLHRQVPTMTAILGDSFGGPTWAAVSSDFVTQLRGTCMAIAGPRMLELANGQKLAPDELGGVDIHHRFTGQIDEDGATEDECLEQLKSYFSYMPQHAGERPNMRQTNDDPYRSVEEVLTILPQQSNRVYDMKRIIEVIVDDGITFEYQRKFGRGLITTFAHLNGHCVGIVANQPYHYAGAPGPQECQKTTEFICLCDSYHIPLIFLHDTPGFRISSEAEKAKMPTKIMVWNQALALSTVPKISVVIRKSIGAAYGNMCGPGMGGDLVVAWPTAEINFTGPEVGVNVVFGRELAFAENPKEERKKLLELWSFDSSPYKAAAKHLIDDVIHPSETRKFLCQSLEYLLTTKREKSDRLLATWPTGI; from the coding sequence ATGGAAATAATTAAGAAGCTTACAGATGACCTTCAGGCAAGAAAAGAAGCTGCTCAACTAGGGGGAGGCACAGAAAAAATAGTTGCCCAACATAGTCGAGGGCTAATGACTGCAAGGGAAAGAATTCATAAATTAGTAGACACGGGAACGTTTATGGAACTTGGGATGCTGAACACCTCGGATGTTAAAGGGACGGAACATAAAAGCTATGGTGATGGTCTAATTGCTGGGGTAGGAAAGGTCAATGGAAGACCTGCAATCATCCAGGCCGGGGATAAGACTGTTTTTGCGGGTACGGAAGGGAATGTCCATATTCGTAAATCAAGAAGTATTCATGAGTTTGCCATTAAGAATGGACTACCCATTTTTTCCCTGCATGAAGGCGGCGGCTTAAGGATGCCTGATGGAATGGGGTCCGATGGGATCAGCGATAAATTATTTCCACGTGAACTGCTTACACTCCACCGCCAAGTCCCGACCATGACAGCTATTTTAGGGGACAGTTTTGGCGGGCCGACCTGGGCGGCGGTATCCTCTGATTTTGTCACCCAACTTCGAGGGACATGCATGGCCATTGCTGGACCGCGGATGCTTGAACTTGCGAATGGCCAAAAGTTAGCACCTGATGAGCTTGGCGGTGTGGACATTCATCATAGATTCACAGGTCAAATTGATGAAGATGGTGCAACTGAAGATGAGTGTTTAGAGCAGTTAAAATCGTATTTTTCCTATATGCCTCAACATGCAGGGGAACGTCCAAACATGAGACAAACGAACGATGATCCTTACCGCTCTGTTGAAGAAGTATTAACGATTCTACCTCAGCAGAGCAATCGTGTGTATGATATGAAGAGAATCATCGAAGTTATTGTTGATGATGGAATTACCTTTGAATATCAACGTAAATTTGGTAGAGGCTTGATCACCACATTTGCTCATTTAAATGGACATTGTGTTGGAATCGTTGCGAACCAGCCTTATCATTATGCTGGGGCACCTGGTCCACAAGAATGTCAAAAAACAACGGAATTTATTTGTCTATGCGATTCTTACCATATCCCGCTTATTTTTTTACACGATACCCCTGGTTTTCGTATCAGCAGTGAAGCGGAAAAAGCAAAGATGCCTACCAAAATAATGGTTTGGAATCAGGCTTTGGCTCTCTCAACGGTACCTAAAATATCGGTAGTAATAAGAAAAAGTATTGGTGCAGCCTATGGTAATATGTGTGGTCCTGGTATGGGTGGAGATTTGGTTGTCGCCTGGCCGACTGCAGAGATAAATTTTACTGGACCGGAGGTTGGCGTCAACGTGGTTTTCGGCAGAGAACTTGCATTTGCTGAAAATCCTAAAGAAGAAAGGAAGAAGCTGTTAGAGTTGTGGTCATTTGATAGTTCACCCTATAAAGCAGCGGCAAAACATTTAATCGATGACGTCATCCACCCAAGTGAAACAAGGAAATTTCTCTGTCAATCCCTCGAGTACTTGCTTACTACTAAGCGGGAAAAAAGTGACCGACTGCTGGCAACCTGGCCAACAGGAATATAA
- a CDS encoding class I adenylate-forming enzyme family protein, with product MVEKTRPYWPKQLPDKLTYLQGEKTLVDYLEQHSKEIPNETAYIFYGTRITWSKLSEYVNLFSHYLHRKGVKKGSCVALYLQNCPQYIIAHFAIQKLGGIVVPLNPMFKENELAYYLEEAPIEGIITGSDGYSLVKKAQEKSRPLHFVVTTNYDDFLPQQPEWKFPEELLIPKQQQMTDSDDFCEILKTEIPYETKEPIDLWNDIGLMVFTSGTTGRPKGAMLTYGNALFKTAASQQANGMDDKEVLLASAPLCHIAGMVMGLNSPIYTGRPCVLFTRFDPLATVEAIEKERVTYWYSVAPMNWAILQIPAIKERDLSSLRTNLATSFGVQVTKELAESWRVITKGCTLFEAAYGLSETHTCDTFMPIEKIKYGSCGIPIYDTQIRIVDLDTGEDQPAGKQGEIVVKSPGVFKGYLNRPDATAETLKDGWVHTGDIGYLDEDGFLYFLGRIKEMIKSSGYSIFPEDVEALLNLHPAIRQSAVIGVPDPIKGEVVKAFVVLKESEKNSITPNDIIGWAKETMASYKYPRYVEIIDQLPSTTSGKVLRKLLRGE from the coding sequence ATGGTAGAGAAGACTCGCCCCTATTGGCCGAAGCAGTTACCCGATAAACTGACTTATTTGCAAGGAGAAAAAACGTTAGTTGATTATTTGGAACAGCATAGTAAAGAAATTCCAAACGAAACTGCCTACATTTTCTATGGGACGAGAATAACTTGGAGTAAACTTTCGGAATATGTAAATCTCTTCTCACACTATTTACATAGGAAGGGAGTTAAAAAAGGAAGTTGTGTTGCCCTTTATTTACAGAACTGTCCTCAGTATATCATTGCTCATTTTGCCATTCAAAAACTTGGCGGAATCGTTGTACCATTGAACCCTATGTTTAAAGAGAATGAATTAGCTTATTATTTAGAAGAAGCCCCTATAGAAGGGATTATTACTGGTTCTGATGGTTATTCCCTTGTAAAAAAAGCGCAAGAAAAATCCCGTCCACTGCACTTCGTTGTCACCACTAACTATGATGATTTCCTGCCACAACAACCTGAATGGAAGTTTCCAGAGGAACTCCTGATACCAAAACAACAACAGATGACAGATTCAGATGATTTCTGTGAAATTCTAAAGACCGAGATTCCCTATGAAACGAAAGAACCAATTGATTTATGGAATGATATCGGATTAATGGTCTTCACCTCCGGCACTACCGGAAGACCGAAAGGAGCCATGTTAACGTATGGTAATGCGTTATTTAAAACAGCTGCATCACAGCAAGCAAATGGAATGGATGATAAGGAGGTATTATTAGCAAGTGCTCCGTTATGTCATATTGCTGGAATGGTTATGGGGCTTAATAGTCCTATATATACAGGTAGACCTTGTGTTCTCTTCACTCGATTTGATCCACTTGCCACTGTGGAAGCAATTGAAAAGGAGAGAGTCACATATTGGTATAGCGTCGCCCCTATGAATTGGGCTATTTTGCAGATACCTGCCATCAAGGAAAGAGACCTTTCTAGTTTAAGAACCAATTTGGCAACGAGCTTTGGTGTACAAGTAACGAAAGAACTAGCGGAAAGTTGGCGTGTAATAACAAAGGGCTGTACGCTATTCGAAGCAGCCTACGGTCTAAGTGAGACCCATACATGTGATACCTTTATGCCAATTGAAAAAATTAAGTACGGTTCTTGCGGGATTCCCATCTATGATACTCAAATTCGTATCGTTGACCTGGATACAGGTGAGGATCAGCCAGCCGGAAAACAGGGTGAAATTGTTGTAAAAAGTCCTGGTGTATTTAAAGGGTATTTGAACAGACCTGATGCAACAGCGGAGACTCTAAAAGACGGATGGGTTCATACAGGTGATATCGGATACCTAGACGAAGATGGCTTTTTATATTTTCTTGGCCGGATAAAAGAAATGATAAAAAGTTCTGGATACAGTATTTTTCCAGAGGATGTTGAAGCCTTGCTTAATCTTCATCCTGCCATCCGTCAATCTGCGGTAATTGGGGTGCCTGACCCCATAAAAGGTGAAGTGGTTAAAGCATTTGTTGTCTTAAAAGAATCAGAAAAAAACAGTATTACTCCTAATGATATTATTGGCTGGGCAAAAGAGACCATGGCTTCCTATAAGTATCCCCGGTATGTAGAGATTATTGATCAACTTCCCTCTACGACTTCAGGGAAAGTTCTTAGGAAGTTATTGAGAGGAGAATAG
- a CDS encoding nitronate monooxygenase family protein: protein MKKSVPENWWAQLKLPVISAPMFLVSGPDLVKNCCLNGVIGSFPAPNARPIEMLDQWMGQLNEELEQARAKNPDRKIAPWAMNMVVHSSYSRLQDELELIKKHKPQLVITSLGSPKHVVDIVHEYGGLVFSDVSDLKFAKKAAETGVDGLILVASGAGGHAGQINSFAFVDMVRSFWDGIIVLAGSISTGKGILAAQAAGADLAYMGTRFIVATESMANDEYREMLVESTQEDIVLTDAFSGVMCNMLKPSIVKAGLDPEQLVKKDQVNFDSMQRESKSKAWRDIWSAGHGVGAIDKIESTADIINRLEEEYKEALEKVNSSASKLSGVHVN, encoded by the coding sequence ATGAAGAAAAGTGTTCCTGAAAATTGGTGGGCTCAACTAAAGCTTCCTGTCATTTCTGCACCGATGTTTTTGGTCTCAGGACCAGATCTGGTTAAAAATTGTTGCTTAAATGGTGTAATTGGATCATTTCCGGCTCCGAACGCAAGACCTATTGAGATGCTTGATCAATGGATGGGGCAATTAAATGAAGAACTCGAGCAAGCCCGCGCAAAAAATCCTGATCGGAAAATTGCACCATGGGCTATGAATATGGTGGTACATAGCAGCTATAGCCGCCTTCAAGATGAATTAGAACTGATTAAAAAGCATAAGCCACAATTAGTTATTACCTCACTAGGTAGCCCAAAACATGTAGTCGATATCGTTCATGAATATGGCGGTCTTGTATTCTCTGATGTAAGCGATTTAAAATTTGCTAAGAAGGCGGCTGAAACAGGTGTCGATGGGCTAATTTTAGTAGCAAGTGGGGCTGGGGGCCATGCCGGTCAAATTAATAGCTTTGCTTTTGTCGACATGGTGAGAAGTTTTTGGGATGGAATCATTGTTTTGGCGGGGTCGATTTCAACAGGTAAAGGAATTTTAGCGGCCCAGGCTGCGGGTGCGGACCTTGCTTATATGGGAACACGCTTTATTGTCGCCACAGAAAGCATGGCAAATGATGAATATAGAGAAATGTTAGTGGAGTCAACCCAAGAGGATATTGTATTGACAGATGCATTCTCTGGAGTCATGTGCAATATGTTAAAGCCTAGTATTGTAAAAGCGGGATTAGACCCTGAGCAACTGGTAAAAAAAGATCAGGTTAACTTTGATAGTATGCAGAGAGAGTCGAAATCAAAGGCATGGCGTGATATTTGGTCCGCAGGTCATGGGGTTGGTGCCATCGATAAAATTGAATCGACTGCCGACATTATTAACCGATTAGAAGAAGAGTATAAAGAGGCTCTAGAAAAAGTGAATAGTAGCGCTAGTAAATTAAGTGGTGTTCATGTGAATTAA
- a CDS encoding xanthine phosphoribosyltransferase — translation MKLLEEKIKNDGTVINENVLKVDSFLNHQVDPDLMYELGKEFARRFQNNGITKIVTIESSGIAPAVMAGLHMKIPVVFARKKKSLTLTDDLFTASVHSFTKNETNEISISKKYVSADDKVLIIDDFLANGQAALGLVNIVQQSGARVFGIGIVIEKSFQNGSQKLQDLGIRVESLAKIASLANGEVTFINEKVEEYI, via the coding sequence ATGAAACTATTAGAGGAAAAAATTAAGAATGATGGAACAGTCATCAATGAAAATGTTCTAAAGGTCGATTCCTTTTTAAATCATCAGGTAGATCCTGATTTGATGTATGAACTTGGTAAAGAGTTTGCCAGACGATTTCAAAATAACGGAATAACGAAAATCGTCACCATTGAGTCTTCTGGTATTGCACCTGCTGTTATGGCTGGATTACATATGAAAATCCCTGTTGTATTTGCAAGGAAAAAGAAATCCTTAACACTAACTGATGACCTGTTTACAGCGAGTGTTCATTCATTTACAAAAAATGAAACAAATGAAATTTCGATTTCCAAGAAATATGTCAGCGCAGATGACAAAGTGCTCATCATTGATGATTTCCTCGCAAACGGTCAGGCAGCACTAGGATTGGTGAATATCGTTCAACAAAGTGGTGCCAGAGTTTTCGGGATAGGTATTGTTATAGAAAAATCCTTTCAAAATGGTTCGCAAAAATTACAAGACCTTGGTATTAGAGTTGAATCACTAGCAAAGATTGCCTCACTAGCAAACGGTGAAGTTACTTTTATTAATGAAAAAGTGGAGGAATACATCTAA